A genomic window from Martelella lutilitoris includes:
- a CDS encoding extracellular solute-binding protein: protein MQFKPSRTFTRLLGSAAVAALVPLAAQAQETKTITSWDLRSDTTTAGIVRDAMDRFEEANPGYVVEDSHFANDAYKTKLKIAFGANEPPCIFASWGGGPLKEYVDSDQVVDLTPYLDANPEFKDRFVPASFGPVTFNDKIYGLPAENTAVAVIFYNTEIFDELDLTPPETWDELMNVINVLNENNIAPFALANKNKWPGSMYFVLLADRIGGPEAFRKAAAREEGGSFEDPVFIEAGERLQELVEADAFARGYNGLDYDVGGSRRLLYADRAAMELMGSWEMATIRNENPEFAEKVDFFTFPSVPDGKGDPSNVVGTLGDNYVSISSACPYKDKAFELLTYLTNDDAAAARLADQRVMPLKGITTEDPFLNKVLEVVGEAGSVQLWYDQELPPALGEVHKDTVQQLFGLSITPEEAAAEMEQAAQAEAQQ from the coding sequence ATGCAATTCAAACCGTCCAGAACCTTCACCCGTCTTCTGGGGTCTGCCGCCGTTGCCGCTCTGGTTCCGCTTGCGGCCCAGGCCCAGGAAACCAAGACGATCACGTCCTGGGACCTGCGTTCGGACACGACCACGGCCGGCATCGTCCGTGACGCGATGGACCGTTTCGAGGAGGCCAACCCCGGCTATGTCGTCGAGGATTCGCACTTTGCCAACGACGCCTACAAGACCAAGCTGAAGATCGCTTTCGGCGCCAACGAGCCGCCCTGCATCTTCGCCTCCTGGGGCGGCGGTCCGCTGAAGGAATATGTTGATTCCGATCAGGTCGTCGACCTGACGCCCTATCTCGACGCCAACCCGGAATTCAAGGACCGCTTCGTGCCGGCAAGCTTCGGCCCGGTGACCTTCAACGACAAGATCTACGGCCTGCCGGCTGAAAACACCGCCGTCGCCGTGATCTTCTACAATACCGAGATTTTCGACGAGCTCGACCTGACGCCGCCGGAGACCTGGGACGAACTGATGAACGTCATCAACGTCCTGAACGAGAACAACATCGCCCCCTTCGCGCTTGCCAACAAGAACAAGTGGCCCGGCTCGATGTATTTCGTTCTGCTGGCTGACCGCATCGGCGGCCCGGAAGCCTTCCGCAAGGCGGCAGCGCGTGAAGAAGGCGGCTCCTTCGAGGATCCGGTCTTCATCGAGGCCGGCGAGCGGCTTCAGGAGCTCGTCGAGGCCGACGCGTTTGCCCGCGGCTACAACGGTCTCGATTATGACGTCGGCGGTTCGCGTCGCCTGCTTTACGCCGATCGCGCCGCGATGGAGCTGATGGGTAGCTGGGAAATGGCCACCATCCGCAACGAGAACCCGGAATTCGCCGAAAAGGTCGATTTCTTCACCTTCCCGTCCGTGCCGGATGGCAAGGGCGACCCCTCCAACGTGGTCGGCACGCTCGGCGACAACTATGTCAGCATTTCCTCCGCCTGCCCCTACAAGGACAAGGCCTTCGAACTCTTGACCTACCTCACCAATGACGATGCAGCTGCCGCCCGCCTTGCCGACCAGCGCGTGATGCCGCTGAAGGGCATCACCACCGAGGATCCCTTCCTGAACAAGGTTCTGGAAGTCGTCGGCGAGGCCGGCAGCGTTCAGCTCTGGTACGATCAGGAACTGCCGCCGGCCCTTGGCGAAGTCCACAAGGACACGGTCCAGCAGCTCTTCGGCCTGTCGATCACGCCGGAAGAGGCAGCCGCCGAAATGGAACAGGCGGCCCAGGCCGAGGCCCAGCAGTAA